From a region of the Impatiens glandulifera chromosome 4, dImpGla2.1, whole genome shotgun sequence genome:
- the LOC124935083 gene encoding regulator of nonsense transcripts 3B-like — MDKAMQTSVKTMIVESVQAATAPLLDMLQAMTIQIEDMSKAQVSTTQTQIESDAETAKKMQEEEIERVRFQKETEERDFELAQKFTEEEQANIQELPLVQSSHSMDTRNKKKRSTVKKVIKRAEQRTVVPVVINAQPLDEEEEEDAEELNRRKRRATAGSPSTPSFRPSNAPPPPPPKPVCANFGFKKRGTGHSSVWAGVLIDAERRDREWKAREDEERRRLEKELEKEKEFHKGGSSKP; from the coding sequence ATGGACAAAGCTATGCAGACCTCAGTTAAAACCATGATTGTCGAGTCCGTCcaagccgcaaccgctccattgctagacatgctgcaggcaatgACCATCCAAATTGAGGACATGTCCAAAGCCCAGGTCAGTACAACCCAAACACAAATAGAATCAGACGCTGAAACCGCCAAGAAAatgcaagaggaagaaattgaaAGGGTCCGGTTCCAGAAGGAGACTGAAGAAAGAGATTTTGAACTCGCTCAAAAGTTTACCGAGGAGGAACAGGCCAACATCCAGGAACTTCCACTGGTTCAATCGTCCCACTCAATGGATACACGGAATAAGAAAAAACGAAGCACAGTTAAGAAAGTGatcaagcgggcagaacaaagaACAGTTGTACCGGTCGTGATAAATGCGcaaccgcttgatgaagaagaagaagaagatgctgaGGAACTTAACCGGCGAAAGAGAAGGGCAACTGCAGGCTCACCctcaactccaagcttcagaccttcTAATGCTCCACCGCCTCCACCACCAAAACCGGTTTGCGCcaattttgggttcaagaaaAGGGGTACCGGccactcaagtgtatgggccggagtGCTGATTGATGCTGAACGTCGTGATAGAGAATGGAAGGCAAGAGAAGACGAGGAAAGAAGACGGTTGGAAAAGGaacttgaaaaagaaaaagagtttcacaaggggggatcatccaagccctaa